The proteins below come from a single Metarhizium brunneum chromosome 1, complete sequence genomic window:
- the osm1 gene encoding Fumarate reductase has product MAPRVIVVGGGLSGLSAAHTIYLAGGNVVVLDKQGFFGGNSTKATSGINGALTRTQVEHGIPDSVKQFYDDTLKSARDKARPDLIKVLTYKSAAAVEWLQDVFDLDLTLVSRLGGHSQPRTHRGHDAKFPGMAITYALMQRIEELSETEPHRVTIIKKARVTNLNKDGNNITGVTYEADGQTASLDGPVVLATGGYAADFGDTSLLQKHRPDTMGLATTNGTHATGDGQKMVMAIGGNGIDMDKVQVHPTGLVDPKDPGSKWKFLAAEALRGEGGILLNGDGDRFCDELGHRDYVSGMIFKEKDKGKYPVRLILNSKASKTLDFHTRHYSGRGLMRKMTGQELAKEIGCTPDHLQKTFQTYNSIADGKQKDPWGKKFFHNMPVDINDDFHVALMEPVLHFTMGGIEINDKAQVLNQEKKPFDGLFACGELAGGVHGANRLGGSSLLGCVVYGRVAGDSASNYLFQQALSGSAAGAAAQRLGQISLHLDPSAPGKLTVEWANGGSGSGAVAVQQQAGAAPAAAAPAGESAAKAKPDPKAFKIPETEYTMEEVAKHNKEGDLWVVVKGVVMDLSNWLDEHPGGPQAIKNFMGRDATEEFEMLHDDEVIPKYAPEQVIGRVKGQEPTLEF; this is encoded by the exons TGTCTGGCCTGAGCGCTGCTCACACCATCTACCTGGCAGGTGGCAACGTCGTTGTCCTGGATAAGCAGG GTTTCTTCGGAGGAAACTCCACCAAAGCCACATCCGGTATCAACGGTGCCTTGACAAGAACACAGGTCGAGCACGGTATTCCCGACAGTGTCAAGCAGTTCTACGACGATACCCTCAAGTCAGCCCGTGACAAGGCTCGCCCCGATCTCATCAAGGTCCTTACCTACAagtctgctgctgctgttgagtGGCTCCAGGACGTGTTTGACCTCGACCTCACTCTCGTCTCCCGTCTCGG TGGTCACTCGCAGCCCCGAACCCACCGTGGTCATGATGCCAAGTTCCCTGGTATGGCCATCACCTACGCCCTCATGCAGCGCATCGAAGAGCTTTCCGAGACCGAGCCTCACCGAGTCACGATCATCAAGAAGGCTCGCGTCACCAATCTGAACAAGGATGGCAACAACATCACTGGTGTCACCtacgaggccgacggccagACTGCCTCTCTCGACGGCCCTGTTGTTCTGGCGACTGGCGGTTATGCCGCCGACTTTGGAGACACTTCTCTGCTCCAGAAGCATCGCCCCGATACCATGGGACTTGCCACCACCAACGGCACCCACGCCACTGGTGACGGCCAGAAGatggtcatggccattggcggcaatggcatcgacatggacaaggtgCAGGTCCACCCCACTGGCCTGGTCGACCCCAAGGACCCTGGATCCAAGTGGAAGTTCCTGGCTGCCGAGGCTCTCCGTGGTGAGGGTGGCATCCTCCTCAACGGCGATGGTGACCGATTCTGCGATGAGCTCGGCCACCGCGACTATGTCTCCGGCATGATCttcaaggagaaggacaagggcaagTACCCCGTCCGCCTTATCCTCAACTCCAAGGCCTCCAAGACACTCGACTTCCACACCCGCCATTACTCTGGCCGTGGTCTCATGCGAAAGATGACGGGCCaggaactggccaaggagattggcTGCACTCCTGACCATCTCCAGAAGACCTTCCAGACGTACAACTCCATTGCCGATGGCAAGCAGAAGGACCCTTGGGGCAAGAAGTTCTTCCACAACATGCCCGTGGATATCAACGACGACTTCCACGTTGCTCTTATGGAGCCCGTCCTCCACTTCACCATGGGTGGTATTGAGATCAACGACAAGGCACAGGTCCTCAACCAGGAGAAGAAGCCCTTTGACGGTCTCTTCGCCTGTGGCGAgttggctggtggtgttcACGGCGCCAACCGTCTGGGTGGCTCTTCGCTGCTCGGCTGCGTCGTTTACGGCCGTGTTGCTGGTGACTCGGCTAGCAACTACCTCTTCCAGCAGGCCCTTTCCGGCTCGGCCGCTGgggccgccgcccagcgtCTGGGACAAATCTCCCTTCACCTCGATCCCTCCGCCCCTGGCAAGCTGACCGTCGAGTGGGCCAACGGTGGCTCGGGCTCCGGTGCTGTTGCCGTCCAGCAGCAGGCCGGCGCcgctcctgctgctgccgctcccGCCGGTGAgtccgccgccaaggccaagccCGACCCCAAGGCCTTCAAGATCCCCGAGACCGAATACACTATGGAGGAGGTGGCTAAACATAACAAGGAGGGCGACCTGTGGGTGGTAGTTAAGGGCGTCGTCATGGACCTCAGCAACTGGCTCGACGAGCACCCCGGCGGTCCCCAGGCCATTAAGAACTTCATGGGCCGCGACGCCACCGAGGAGTTTGAGATGTTGCACGACGACGAAGTTATCCCCAAGTACGCCCCCGAGCAGGTCATTGGCCGTGTCAAGGGCCAGGAGCCAACGCTCGAGTTCTAA
- the bik5_1 gene encoding Bikaverin cluster transcription factor bik5 — MKPEAAPEDGAAAAESATAGLQPYSCLSCRRRRKKCDRTDPCANCRRAGTECVFVPRRPSTRQYSGAGALERVRYLEGVVQQLRAKLESLSGPHEGGDGASSRGHTASPAQPHAAHDADGVPGLHEEDDDEDEDEVTQLQTEFGQLAVGDGRSRYIVSNFWANLTEKVDGAASILEDLAEEEEARREQGDEQPTSILGLGPSLANAGPLHPAPDEFAVYWRLYKENCYPIIRVLHMPTVEPVVLRYQGRAGGDMPAGVEALLFAVYFAAVASLPDEECRAALGGDKRVLVGRYKAGMERALARARLLETDEVVVLQAFAVFLGSLRSYCNLRLMWSLTSIAARLAQNMGLHRDGTHFGLPAFVVESRRRLWWTICTLDARAAEDSGYRTSMHASGWDTQMPRNLDDADLGPGLAHLPASRVGFTEMAFGMVTSRATAAFQTLQSLSPGTVGPCGRLHTADGLARRAAVITGYQDALQRLFVGHDPADPFYWYTALVSCTLLSKMWLVAYFPSLRLATCGGLSAGVRDGLLVRAVTIIESQVLLYTGLPTARWSWFCLSHVQWYAIAYILTELCARGPGELVDRAWRAIDAVLKADGLTRSGGGGDGDDEFGAHSRLGSLHDFEYRLLNRLLRRAREAHRPASAAMPYRVPGPDDLRSAAHRFDHELAFRSAELSPAAAMNHCGAETRDHPPVSPDYLRDQLLASAHDHPFDHLLYGSLQNDVDVAPAHQMPDYPSDKGPL; from the exons ATGAAACCCGAAGCAGCACCCGAGgacggcgccgcggcggccgagTCCGCAACTGCCGGCTTGCAGCCCTATTCCTGCTTGTcctgccgccggcggaggAAGAAGTGCGACAGGACCGACCCGTGCGCCAACTGCCGCCGGGCCGGCACGGAATGCGTCTTTGTGCCCAGGAGGCCCTCGACGAGGCAGTACTCCGGCGCGGGAGCGCTGGAGCGCGTCCGGTATCTCGAGGGCGTCGTCCAGCAGCTCAGGGCCAAGTTGGAGTCGCTGTCGGGGCCAcacgagggcggcgacggcgcctCAAGCCGGGGACACACGGCATCCCCGGCCCAGCCGCATGCCGCACATGATGCCGACGGCGTGCCCGGGTTgcacgaggaggacgacgacgaggacgaggacgaggtgaCACAATTACAGACAGagtttggccagcttgccgtcggcgacggGCGAAGCCGTTACATTGTGAGCAACTTTTGGGCCAACCTGACAGAAAAG GTggacggcgccgccagcatcctggaggacctggccgaggaggaggaggcgcgGCGCGAGCAGGGCGACGAGCAGCCGACGTCGATACTGGGACTCGGCCCCAGCCTCGCGAACGCGGGCCCGCTGCACCCGGCGCCGGACGAGTTCGCCGTGTACTGGCGGCTGTACAAGGAGAACTGCTACCCCATCATCCGCGTGCTGCACATGCCGACGGTGGAGCCCGTGGTGCTCCGGTACCAGGGCCGGGCGGGCGGCGACATGCCGGcgggcgtcgaggcgctgCTGTTCGCCGTCTACttcgccgccgtggccagcCTCCCGGACGAGGAGTGCCGGGCGGCGCTGGGCGGCGACAAGCGCGTGCTCGTGGGCCGGTACAAGGCCGGCATGGAGCGGGCGCTGGCGCGGGCGCGGCTGCTCGAGACggacgaggtggtggtgctgcaggccttcgccgtcttcctcggcaGCCTGCGCAGCTACTGCAACCTGCGGCTCATGTGGTCGCTGACGTCGATCGCGGCGCGGCTCGCGCAGAACATGGGCCTGCACCGCGACGGCACGCACTTCGGCCTGCCGGCCTTTGTCGTCGAGTCCCGGCGCCGGCTGTGGTGGACCATCTGCACGCTcgacgcccgcgccgccgaggactcGGGCTACCGGACCTCGATGCACGCCTCGGGCTGGGACACGCAGATGCCGCGCaacctcgacgacgccgacctGGGCCCCGGGCTCGCGCACCTGCCCGCCTCGCGCGTCGGCTTCACCGAGATGGCCTTTGGCATGGTCACGTCGCGCGCCACGGCGGCCTTCCAGACGCTGCAGAGCCTGTCGCCGGGCACCGTCGGCCCCTGCGGCCGGCTGCACACCGCCGACGGGCTcgcgcgccgcgccgccgtcatcaccGGGTACCAGGACGCGCTGCAGCGCCTCTTCGTCGGCCACGACCCCGCCGACCCCTTCTACTGGTACACGGCGCTCGTCTCGTGCACCCTGCTCAGCAAGATGTGGCTCGTCGCCTACTTCCCGTCGCTGCGCCTGGCCACCTGCGGCGGGCTCTCGGCCGGCGTCCGCGACGGCCTGCTCGTGCGCGCCGTCACCATCATCGAGTCGCAGGTGCTGCTGTACACGGGCCTGCCCACCGCGCGCTGGAGCTGGTTCTGCCTCTCGCACGTGCAGTGGTACGCCATCGCCTACATCCTGACGGAGCTGTGCGCCCGCGGGCccggcgagctcgtcgacCGGGCCTGGcgcgccatcgacgccgtgCTCAAGGCCGACGGCCTCACGcggagcggcggcggcggcgacggcgacgacgagttcGGCGCGCACTCGCGGCTCGGCAGCCTGCACGACTTTGAGTACCGGCTGCTCAAccggctgctgcggcgggcCCGCGAGGCACACCGGCccgcgtcggcggcgatgcCCTACCGCGTCCCCGGCCCGGACGACCTCCGCTCCGCCGCCCACCGCTTCGACCACGAGCTCGCCTTCCGCTCCGCCGAGCTCAgcccggccgccgccatgaaCCACTGCGGCGCCGAGACCCGCGACCACCCCCCCGTCTCCCCCGACTACCTCCGCGACCAGCTCCTCGCCTCCGCCCACGACCACCCCTTCGACCACCTCTTGTACGGCTCGCTGCAaaacgacgtcgacgtcgcccCCGCCCACCAGATGCCAGACTACCCGTCCGACAAGGGGCCCCTGTAG